The Actinomycetota bacterium genome contains the following window.
GCAACTCACATGCCTGAGAGCTGATGCCGAGCCGATTAGGCGAAGTGGATGATCCTATGCTGCCGAGAAAAGCCTCTAGCGAGTGTCGTTGGCGCCCGTACCCCAAACCGACTCAGGTGTTCAGGTAGAGAATACTAAGGCGATCGAGATAACTATGGTTAAGGAACTCGGCAAAATGCCCCCGTAACTTCGGGAGAAGGGGGGCCGCGTTGTGTGTAGAGATTTACTCTCGAAGCGCAGTGCGGCCGCAGAGACTAGGCTGAAGCGACTGTTTACTAAAAACACAGGTCCATGCGAAGTCGCAAGACGATGTATATGGACTGACGCCTGCCCGGTGCTGGAAGGTTAAGAGGACGGGTTAGCCGCAAGGCGAAGCTCAGAATTTAAGCCCCAGTAAACGGCGGTGGTAACTATAACCATCCTAAGGTAGCGAAATTCCTTGTCGGGTAAGTTCCGACCTGCACGAATGGCGTAACGACTTCAGCGCTGTCTCAACCATAGACTCGGCGAAATTGCACTACGAGTAAAGATGCTCGTTACGCGCGGAAAGACGGAAAGACCCCGGGACCTTTACTATAGTTTGGTATTGGTGGTCGATTCGATTTATGTAGGATAGGTGGGAGACTTTGAAGCCGAGACGCCAGTTTCGGTGGAGTCAATCTTGAAATACCACTTTGATCGTATTGGCTGTCTAACCTAGGTCCGTAATCCGGATCAGGGACAGTGCCTGATGGGTAGTTTAACTGGGGCGGTTGCCTCCTAAAATGTAACGGAGGCGCTCAAAGGTTCCCTCAGCCTGGTTGGTAATCAGGTGTCGAGTGCAAGTGCACAAGGGAGCTTGACTGTGAGACCGACAGGTCGAGCAGGGACGAAAGTCGGAACTAGTGATCCGGCGCCGGCAAGTGGAAGCGGCGTCGCTCAACGGATAAAAGGTACCCCGGGGATAACAGGCTGATCTTGCCCGAGAGTCCATATCGACGGCATGGTTTGGCACCTCGATGTCGGCTCGTCGCATCCTGGGGCTGGAGTTGGTCCCAAGGGTTGGGCTGTTCGCCCATTAAAGCGGCACGCGAGCTGGGTTTAGAACGTCGTGAGACAGTTCGGTCCCTATCTTCCGCGCGCGTAAGAGTCTTGAGAAGGGCTGCCCCTAGTACGAGAGGACCGGGGTGGACGAACCTCTGGTGTGCCAGTTGTCCTGCCAAGGGCACGGCTGGTTGGCTACGTTCGGAAGGGATAACCGCTGAAAGCATCTAAGCGGGAAGCCTGCTTCAAGATGAGGACTCTCACTGGGTAACCAGGTAAGACCCCCAGAAGATGACTGGGTTGATAGGCCGGAGGTGGAAGTGCGGTAACGCATGGAGCTGACCGGTACTAATAGGTCGAGGACTTGCCACTTTTTTCACTTTTGTGAAAAGGGGTTTAACTTACGAATTCTTAAAATTTTTGATCGCGTCCACTATGCGGTTCCCGAGTTACGGTCGGGAACCTGATTGCTTCACAGCAATCAATGTATGTATACAACTAAATACATGTCCGTCAACAAACTCGAAAGAGTTTCGGCGACCATGGCGAAGGGGAAACGCCCGGCTCCATTCCGAACCCGGAAGCTAAGCCCTTCAGCGCCGATGGTACTGCACTTGTGAAGGTGTGGGAGAGTAGGACGTCGCCGGGCATATTTTAAAAGTGGGTCACTTGTTTTCAAGTGGCCCACTTTTTATTTCGGATGCGAGAAATTAAATCTTCTCAAAAGCCCAAAGGTCGATGTCGTCCAAATTGATGGGCCGGTATCCACGAAATTCAAGGGCATCAATCAATTGAGCGCGATGTTCGGTGGCGTGATGAATTGCTTGAGCAATCAAAGTTGACCGCCAATGCTGGAACACCCCATCTTCCATTTGAATACTGAGTAGCTCGTCGTCTTTTTCGGCTTCGGCAATAATTATGGCGTCATATTCGGCTAATACTTTTGCATTGACCGCTACATCTGCAATCGAATCTGGAATCAAATTCTCGTGCCACATAGCACCAGTCAGGCAGTAAACATACCAATCTGCTCCACTAGCGATGTGTTGCAGAATCTGCCCGGCCGTCCACTCTGGATTCACAATGAATGACCCAAGTGCCTTATCTTCTAGCGATTGAACGGCGCGATAGACCTCTTGATTGGCCCAAGACATGTGTTCCAGTGACCGCTTTGTCGAAATACTCATTGTGCGAGTTTATGACAAATGCAAATGTGGATTAGATGATTTCCTAACTTTTCCCACCGGTTAGTTTTGCAAGTCGCATTTCTGAAATGACTGAAGCCAAGAATTCCGTATTTTCGTTGATATTTTCTGTATCTACAAAAACTTTAGTTGAATGTGCAGCACGAGTCAGAACTACGTAGCTCAAGTTCATTGCCGGAGGTCTTTCGGCTTTATCCGCACACCATTGTTGGATGAAATCGAAGTCAAATACTAGGACGTGTGTGGCTGACAGTCCTCTTGATCCCATGGCCTTAACAATTCGAACGGACCCAGGTGCAGCAACATTGCGACGGTTTTTCTCTATGGTTAAGTCGTGAATTGCTTTCTTAGCTTCACGCAAAGTTGCCCTAACAATGGGATATGCCGGACTCTTGTCGCCAAATACGATTACCATCAAGCTGCCATCTCCGTCATATTCGCGGACTTCTTGAAGTGTTTCAAGAACGGCTGAGCGCACACCAGACTTAAAGGCTTCGGGCGAACTGGGCAGATAACTTACCGACATGTGCTTTGCCTGCGCTGGCAATTCCTTCTGTCGCTCCTCTTCACCAACTTGAAATTTCCGAGAGAGCACCTTTTCGGAGATAAATTTTTTGACTCGTTCAATATTTGGAAAATATTCGTGGAAAGCGTAAGAAGCCAGGAATGGAATTTCACTGCCGCGAAAGAGTCGATTTCGGGCTGGGCGCTTAGCTCCCTGCAAAATTCTTTGGATTTCGGCGCATGGAAATTCGCGATCTTGATCAAATCCAAAGAGTTCTTGACCCTTGCTTATGGAGACAAACCAAGAGGCATCACTAACGGCCAAGTATTCTGCAACCGCGATTGCATCGCCATTGATGTCCTGTCCCTCATCTATCAAGATTGTGTCGTATTTAACGATTTCATGTTGGGGTATTCTTTTCAAACAGAGAATTACATCTTCCGCAGTTGCTTCGTGTTCCATGTAGGAAACTTCTGGCGCTATGTTCTCATAAAGTGCGAATTGATCATAAACATCTATGTGGCCAAGCATTGTGTCCTGGCTACGAAGCAGTTGGACTTGTGCCTGGACTTCAGCAGCCAAAGCTTTGTTGTAACACAGATAAAGGACACTTCCACCAACTCGTGCATGCTGCATTCCAAGTTGAATCATAAAAGTAGTCTTGCCTGTTCCAGCCGCGCCACTCATCTGGACAATGTGAGTTTCGCCAAATGGATACTTATTTAATTCCTTTTCGAGGTAGGCAATATCTATTGGCTTATCAGACTTAGCTTTGATCGACCTTTGATGGTCACTTTCGGCTGATTTAATGTAATCAGCCAGCGACTTTACTCCGTGTTTTTCGCGAGGAGGATTAGTCGGAGGATAAATGCCAAGGAGTGGCTTATTACGAATCTCCGACAACTTCTCGTTAAACGTCCGCGCATTCAAAAGGTCATCTTGAAAAACGAAGCTCTTTGATTGAGTAAGTATTGGTCTCGATGCAAAGCGTTCTTCCCACTGAGCCCTCGTGATGCGTGGCCAAACTACTGTTGTTTGGAAAAATGGGACGGTTTCATCTGAGCCATCCTGCTTCAGCATCCGGGCATGAAAGTCCTTCAACTTCTGCGAGTTTCGCCTAACTTGGGTAACCGGATGTGAAACTACTTGACCATCACTACGTATGAATTCTTTGGCCGTGTATTTGCCAATTTGCTGAATCGAGTGACCCTTGATTTCACAGACAAATAACCCAACTTTTTTGGAATAGACCATCAGGTCTATGTCTGGAACATTAGGCAAATAGTTAAGGTCAAACCAGAATTCAAAACCCTCGCGATGGAATCTACTCAACAAAAGACCCAACTCGTACTCGGCGTTATGGCCTTCGACATTTTTTGGCAGCGGAGTGTGTAAAACGGGATCTGCGTTCTGGCTCATGTAACCTCATTCATTTGGTAGCAAAAGAATACCGTTCACCATTGACATTGAGGGCTTAGCATCAGCTATCTGGACTCGCTGGTAATGCATTTTTGTCAGACCCAATTGTTATTTTGTAAGTGTAAGCAGAGAGGAAATGCATGACAGAAACCCAAATCCCACAATCACGATTGAGCCAGGCCTTTGCCTTCGCCGCATGGATCCATCAGGATCAATACCGCAAGCAGGCTGAGGACGAAAAGCATAAGCCAGCCATAAAATATCTAACCCACTTAGCCGATGTGCTGGGCATAGTAATTCAGGGGCACGGCGATGAAGATCAGCAGATAGCCGCACTATTACACGATGCCCTCGAAGATCAACCGATTACTCCTGCAGGCCAGGTCACCGCAGTCGAAATCCAGCGGCTGTTCGGAGATCGGGTATTAGAACTAGTCAAAGACTGCACAGATGGCGACACCGGCATCGAGCGAACTAAAGACAATTGGCAAGAGCGAAAAGAAATTCACATCGCTCACATGCGAGCAAAAGCTGCAACTGATCCCGCATTCCTACTGGTCTCAGTTGCCGATAAATTGAGCAACTCACTAGCAATCACTAACGATGTTGAAAACGAGGGAGTAATTGTTTGGGATCGATTCAACGCGAGCGCTAAGCAAACCAGTTGGTACTACGGTGAAGTGCTTGCCGTCTACACGGAATACTTGGGCAAGGAAAATGCTCTGGTTCAACGGCTTTCTCGACAAGTGAAGCGACTCCAAGAATTAGTCGCCCAGGTTAGTTCCAAGTAAACATTGAGAATTTTCTAACCTCACAGCTTTCAGTTAGACTCAAGACAACAATTCAATAGCGGTCACTTCAGATTTTTAGGAGCAGCAATATGCCTGCAGGTAATTCGTCATCTCGACCTTCGGGTCGATCAAGTGGCCGCGGTAATTCAGGTTCAAGTTCATCAGGTCGCTCTTCTAGTGGCTCACGCTCGGGCTCTGGTCGGCCAAGTTCAGGCCGCCCAGCCGGTAGCCGTCCATCATCTGGTCGTCCAGGTTCAGGTGGCTCGGGTCGAGCAAGTTCAAGTCGACCATCAAGTGATCGTCCAACTTCCAGCCGCTCTACCCGAGATGGAGAATCTCGAAGCTCCAGCCGCCCGCGTCGGGATGATGCCCGACCTACCCGCGATAACGCTCGTTCGGCTGGCGGTTCGAGTCGTCCTTCGAGCGGCCGCCCCGCTCGTGATGGCGACCGTCGCACTTCAACCGGCCGCCCCGCTCGTGACGGGGAGCGCCGCACAAGTAGTGACCGCCGGGATTCTGGTCGCCCGCGACGTGATGACAGTCGCGGTTTAACACGTGGACCTGGTGATAATTCTCGTCGCCCGCGTCGTGATGACGATCGTGGCGAAAATACCGCACGGTCTCGTCGCGGCGGAAGTGATGCACCTATCATTCCTGATCACATCACTGGCGAAGAACTGCCAAGAGCAGTGCGCAACGAACTTCGCACATTGCCTGACGGTCTAGCTCTACGCGTCGCCAGGCACATGGCCGCATGCGTCGAGTTAGCAAATTTCGAGCCAGAACTTAGTTGGTTGCACGCAAAAGCCGCGCTTGATAAAGCATCACGGATCGCAGTTGTCCGTGAAACTGCAGCTGGAGCGGCTTATCACGCTGGCCACTTCGACATTGCATTGTCCGAATATCGCGCTGCAAAGCGTATGACCGGCAACAAGGAATATTGGCCCGTTATGGCCGACTGTGAGCGAGCACTTGGCCGGCCTGCGAAAGCAATTGCGATGGCAAGCGATCCAATCGTTGCCGGGCTGTCTATTGGTGGTCGAGTGGAAATGCGCATCGTTGTTTCCGGAGCCCGACTTGATCAAGGAAACGCTGAGGCTGCGCTGGCAACCTTACAATGCCCCGAACTAAACAAGCCCTCGA
Protein-coding sequences here:
- a CDS encoding tetratricopeptide repeat protein; its protein translation is MPAGNSSSRPSGRSSGRGNSGSSSSGRSSSGSRSGSGRPSSGRPAGSRPSSGRPGSGGSGRASSSRPSSDRPTSSRSTRDGESRSSSRPRRDDARPTRDNARSAGGSSRPSSGRPARDGDRRTSTGRPARDGERRTSSDRRDSGRPRRDDSRGLTRGPGDNSRRPRRDDDRGENTARSRRGGSDAPIIPDHITGEELPRAVRNELRTLPDGLALRVARHMAACVELANFEPELSWLHAKAALDKASRIAVVRETAAGAAYHAGHFDIALSEYRAAKRMTGNKEYWPVMADCERALGRPAKAIAMASDPIVAGLSIGGRVEMRIVVSGARLDQGNAEAALATLQCPELNKPSNEPWSARIRYAYADILATMERTQEAIEWFHRAAAVDVDGQTDADRRIAELEGSVYEEFDNDYVYEEYSDDE
- a CDS encoding bifunctional (p)ppGpp synthetase/guanosine-3',5'-bis(diphosphate) 3'-pyrophosphohydrolase produces the protein MTETQIPQSRLSQAFAFAAWIHQDQYRKQAEDEKHKPAIKYLTHLADVLGIVIQGHGDEDQQIAALLHDALEDQPITPAGQVTAVEIQRLFGDRVLELVKDCTDGDTGIERTKDNWQERKEIHIAHMRAKAATDPAFLLVSVADKLSNSLAITNDVENEGVIVWDRFNASAKQTSWYYGEVLAVYTEYLGKENALVQRLSRQVKRLQELVAQVSSK